A stretch of bacterium DNA encodes these proteins:
- a CDS encoding NAD(P)H-dependent oxidoreductase: protein MKILGICGSPRGGKSQMLEADGIVLASPVYLDHVTAQMKALLDRTSHFVHCLRLTGKYMAALTTSGGGGGEATMAFMKPNLQPYHH, encoded by the coding sequence ATGAAAATACTTGGAATCTGTGGGAGTCCCCGAGGTGGCAAGAGCCAGATGCTGGAGGCGGATGGTATCGTGCTGGCATCCCCAGTCTATCTCGATCACGTTACAGCCCAAATGAAGGCGCTCTTGGACCGGACCAGCCACTTTGTTCACTGCTTGCGACTGACCGGTAAATATATGGCCGCCTTGACCACCAGTGGCGGTGGGGGCGGTGAGGCGACGATGGCATTCATGAAACCGAATCTACAACCGTACCACCATTGA